The proteins below come from a single Gimesia chilikensis genomic window:
- a CDS encoding DUF1501 domain-containing protein has translation MVTPQFSRRTALKNMALGVTAWSTSSWLPALADVASATGKKPKSVILIWLNGGPATIDLWDLKPGNQNGGPFRKIDTKVPGMQISEHLPGLAAQAADFSLIRSMSTREGDHSRARFVSMTGYTPQGAIKFPAFGSLVAHEFNVENDIPSYVHIGGRPAISGGGFLGPQFAPFVVGGRSRRRGPDNADLKVADLAPVSPDQQAERLQLQSELGSLSTMPTSVVTDALNSARDRALRLMNPQAASVFNLEEEQASVREAYGPGSFGQGCLMARRLVERGVSFVEVSLNGWDTHSNNFERVKELSQQLDRGCASLLNDLRERGLLKDTLVVCQGEFGRTPRINGQDGRDHWPASWAMMLAGAGIRGGQVIGETSADGAEIKSKPTRTADLMATIFRGVGLDPRKQNMSNVGRPIRLADPDGTPLEELL, from the coding sequence ATGGTCACTCCCCAATTTTCAAGACGGACCGCTTTAAAAAACATGGCCCTCGGAGTCACTGCCTGGTCGACTTCCAGCTGGCTCCCCGCCCTGGCCGATGTGGCGTCTGCCACAGGAAAAAAACCCAAATCAGTGATTCTGATCTGGCTAAACGGCGGCCCTGCCACAATTGACCTCTGGGACCTCAAACCCGGAAACCAGAACGGCGGCCCCTTCCGGAAAATTGATACGAAAGTCCCCGGAATGCAGATCAGTGAGCATCTCCCCGGACTGGCTGCCCAGGCAGCGGACTTCTCGCTGATTCGTTCCATGTCAACACGTGAAGGGGATCACTCCCGTGCCCGCTTTGTCTCGATGACGGGCTACACACCTCAGGGCGCAATCAAGTTTCCAGCGTTCGGCTCTCTGGTGGCGCATGAGTTCAATGTCGAAAACGATATCCCCTCTTATGTGCATATTGGAGGACGACCGGCTATCAGTGGCGGCGGATTTCTTGGTCCGCAGTTCGCCCCCTTTGTCGTCGGTGGACGCAGTCGCCGCAGAGGCCCCGACAATGCAGATCTGAAGGTCGCGGACCTTGCCCCGGTCTCTCCAGACCAGCAGGCAGAACGGCTGCAACTGCAATCCGAACTGGGCTCCCTCTCTACCATGCCCACTTCTGTAGTTACGGATGCACTCAACTCTGCCCGCGACAGGGCCCTGCGACTCATGAATCCCCAGGCTGCTTCTGTCTTCAACCTGGAAGAAGAACAGGCATCAGTCCGTGAAGCTTACGGCCCCGGTTCATTTGGGCAGGGCTGCCTGATGGCCCGCAGGCTCGTGGAACGGGGCGTCAGCTTCGTGGAAGTATCCCTTAACGGCTGGGACACGCATTCGAATAACTTTGAACGCGTCAAGGAACTGTCGCAACAACTGGATCGTGGCTGTGCCTCACTCCTCAACGATCTCCGCGAGCGAGGGCTCCTGAAAGATACGCTGGTTGTCTGCCAGGGTGAATTTGGTCGCACCCCGCGCATCAACGGACAGGATGGGCGGGACCACTGGCCAGCTTCCTGGGCCATGATGCTGGCTGGTGCCGGCATTCGAGGCGGTCAGGTGATTGGAGAGACCAGCGCTGATGGCGCTGAAATCAAATCGAAACCCACCCGCACCGCAGATCTCATGGCCACCATTTTCCGAGGTGTAGGTCTCGATCCCCGTAAACAGAATATGTCTAACGTCGGGCGCCCGATCCGACTGGCAGATCCCGATGGCACTCCCCTCGAGGAACTATTATGA